The following is a genomic window from Chaetodon trifascialis isolate fChaTrf1 chromosome 13, fChaTrf1.hap1, whole genome shotgun sequence.
GCAAATCCTGATATTGTCCGAAATAATAAGaaaactgaggaggaggatatCGCAGCAGCAACCTACCAGAGAGCAGCCAAAGAGATTGACAACAAAGAGTTTGGAAATCCATCGAAATGCTTCTCCTATCTCCACTCCTGTTTCACTTGCTGTAAGTATGTAAGTAACTGGTAAAATGtaatatacattttgaaagCTACTTGCTAAACACTGTTAGCTGTATATGTACTTTTACTATTGTCACCAACACCGGTGACCCCATTGTGTTGATATTACACACAGTGATAGTGCCccatttttaaacatgacatTATTTATTGTCAAACTGTTGTGAGCAGTGTAACAATGACTtgttattttgtctttattactaatcataaatagaaaatacatttcaatgaaagagagaaagaaagaaattagacgagaaaaataaaaataaaataaaatatatttaagcAAATAAGTTTTCatccctgatttaaatgagctgacagttggtgcagacctcaggtgtgcagggagaatgttccacaggtgaggagcataataactgaaagctgcttcactttgtttggttctcattctgggaacacacaatagacctgtccctgatgacctgagaggtctggatacttcatatggagttaataaatctagaatatattttggtcctagaccatttaatgctttgtagaccaacagtaagattttaaagtctattctttgactcacaggaagccaatgcagtgatctgaggactggtgtgatatggtccattttttcggtgtttgtaaggactcatgcagcagcattttggatcagctgtagttgcctaattgttttttgggctttttttttagGCCAGTAGTCCAACCTACtggaaatgaatgcatgaacaagtttttcatGAATGACAAAGCCTCGGTTTAGACAAgacttttatttctctttcattaAACCATTATAACATTAGTATGATAGTGTATAGAGGGGTGAAACTTGCTAGTTACTCTAAATTGACATAGCACTACATTGTGGTATTAATTCAGTTATTCTTAGCTAACACACTATTAAATGTACAAATTTCAAACATGGGATTTTACAGTCAAGAGGTTCATCTGTGGCTGGCATATTTTGCACAGCTGCTTCACCGCTCATGTTATTTCCCGCTTTTCGACACCGCCTGTACTGCTTTGATCcactcctttctttcttcagcGGTAGCAGCTTGGAGGAAGTAGTGAGTCTCATCTGAGGTGATGATCTCAAAGAGGTTGCCATCAATGTCGTATTTTTTGGCTGAGAcggggaaaagaggaaaagaagttAAGAGGGATGGGCTGAAAAGAAACCGCTGACAGTAAATACAGCAATTATATTTCCTGgtcacagtctgtcacagtgGGGAAGCAATATAGGGCATGTGTGTCCTGCCACAACGGTCTCACTCACCATCGGGCACATACTCCACAGCTGTAACCACAGAGCCACGGAGATGGATGGAGCCGAGCGGGTCATCGCCCTGacgcaaagaaagaaagaaaaaacatgtgaGACAAAGAAACTCTCATTCTTATTTTTGCTTGTCCACGGCAATATATTTACCTTTGTAGGATCATAATAATGCATAAAGGCAGGGTCATCCCTCAGTATGAACTTTCGCACCTTCCAGTTTTTTCTCCGATGTCCCTGTGATGAAAGAACACAGCACATGCTTTATCTGATTTACTGAAAATCACCAAACGGCAAACAGGGCATTGTGTCAGGCAGCTGTGAAGGAGACTTCCTCTttcagtgaacacaacaacTTGCATAACTGTAataacaaaaaagagaaaaaaaagttcacacTTCCCTCCACAGGGCTGCTGCGGAGGAAAGTGACAACTGACTTTCCTAATtgtaatagaaaataaataaataaaagccgACACTTTCATCTACAAGGCTggtgtgtgttattttaatcTACATGTTTGTGAACGTGAGAGCTACATTGAAAAGTGCGGCTTCACATCAAGAGATGCCACAGAGTTGACACCTTGTAAACGCACAAAAACCACAGTGGCACTTTGTCACGCTTGCTTTCTGACTCACCTGTTTCAGCAAACAGCCCTGTTTTATGATGTTTCCTCTGAATTCCTCCTTCACAAGGACATCTTCATCACTGGAGTAGCCTTCACAGAAGAACCCACTGTCTGCCTGCCGCAAAGcacagccatgcacacacacacacacagagagagagagagagagagagagagagagagagagagagagagatacacgTTAAACATCGTCCATGACCCTACTCAACCTTATTACTGACCATGAGCAAACATTTGTCTTATTGGAAAAAGACTGAGACATACACAGTTTCCTTTTACAGTAATGATGAAATcctttgttaaataaataaattcttcTCAACACTCAGCTGAACTTACAAAGTAATAAAGAGCATTTGTATCATCTAAGAAGACCGATTGCTCTCcgctctctgctccctcttttGACAGGTCGCCTGCAGGCTGGAGAAAACCCTCATTCATGAGCCCTGTTGCTAACATGAGGGCCTCAGGCCTGTTTCTTGCTTTTCCCTTTGAAATCAGCCACTCCACCACTGTTGCACCTGTGCAAAAGGAGCGAGACTGTTAgaagataaaaataataacttCTTCCACACCTGGGTTAGGGTTACATCAATAAAACCAAGACAACAGTACCAGTGAAGCAGTGGTTGAAGACTCGATTCTCCTGCTCCAGTTTTAACTCTCTCACTCCATCATCTTGGTCTTTCATCAGAGTGTACAGCTCACTgagaaaacacaatgtgaaCGTTGGTAACAGGTATCACCACACGATCATTCTGTCACTAAGTTTCACCAAGTCCCTGTGCCAAACCATGAGAGAGTAAAGCTCTCATTTTGTGCATGCGCTGACCTGCTGTGCATGAGGCTCTGCTTGTAAGAATGAATGGTCTTGAACGAAGACTTTGGAAGTCTGTGCCCAAAGTCAAAACTGCACAGCAAAACTGTAAGGCACGGCTCAAATGGTGTGTTTACTGGCTCTACCATAAGCTGTAAGCTACCTAATGCTAATGTGCTAGTTGGCTGTCGTAGTATAAAGGGCAAAAGAAGTCCACATTTGATGGAAGGTGGGGTGGGAtttgtgggtttgtttgtttatgggTTACAAGAAGATCTTTGTCATACTGGCTTGTCATTGCTACTCTCAAATGGAGATATTTATTGTTTTGGGAGTTACCGGCAGTCATTTcggtatgaggatgtgttgtaTTTGAAACAACGCTGAAGCATAAATTTAACCTCTGTGTTTCGTGTTGATGCATGATTTCCTGtaataaaccaaaccaaaccaaaccagagtatgttagaatgaacaGTGTAATCTTAAATGGTATCCCTGATCATCAGTCACAGAGAGTTTTACAGTAAC
Proteins encoded in this region:
- the plek gene encoding pleckstrin, whose protein sequence is MEPQEIREGYLVKKGTVLNSWKAVWVVLSDDGVEFYKKKTDRSPKGMIPLKGATLISPCQDFGKRMLVFKITTDKKQDHFFQASHVEERELWVKDIKRAITCIQGGRKFARRSTRRSIRLPDTINLSELYTLMKDQDDGVRELKLEQENRVFNHCFTGATVVEWLISKGKARNRPEALMLATGLMNEGFLQPAGDLSKEGAESGEQSVFLDDTNALYYFADSGFFCEGYSSDEDVLVKEEFRGNIIKQGCLLKQGHRRKNWKVRKFILRDDPAFMHYYDPTKGDDPLGSIHLRGSVVTAVEYVPDAKKYDIDGNLFEIITSDETHYFLQAATAEERKEWIKAVQAVSKSGK